CTGGGTCTTCCTTTGTCGCGGGGCGCAGGTCTATGTGATGTGCTCCTGCAGAATAAACCACTTGTGCACGTAAGTGTTGAGCTACGATGCTGTAGCCTGAAACCCACTACCAACAGATGTATTAGCCagacaaaatttgaaaaagatGGCTCAAAACGATTTGTAGCTTTGCAATGATATTACATTGAAACGCCATGGAATGCACCTCACGAGTTTGCGTTACATGATGTAGATTAGATAGAAGTTATCAGTTTGACTGCACTTAGTTTTAGTTCTGAGTTCACTCTCGGGCATTCTAATTACAGCAGAGAAACTAAGAAACACTAAAATACCGCATCAGTCTGGACCAAAGGTACGCTACCTAGTGGAGCCACAATGGCAACAACGCTCCCAGATATGTTCTTCAGGACACTGCAACGTTCATAGAATAGTAAAATCAAGACAATAAACGGTTTAACTTGATGAGATCACAAGAAGATAACGAGTGAAATTTGCTTACCCTCCACCGCTCCAAGGATCAAGAAGTCCATTGAAGAATATGATATTACTACCGAATTTCTCCAGAACTGCACTAATAttctgaagaaaaataaaatcttcgGCCAGTCAGCGTGGCTTAACTCTACAGTTTATAATTCCTTTTAGACAATGACTCTCCAGTGGATTTGAATGTTAGTGAACTCTTGTAAAATCAAGAAATACAGTGAAATTGTATTCCCTATTTTACCAGAATGACAAAAGCAATCGAACAATCACTTGGATAGCAGAAAGAATGCAACTACATTTTGAACGTATCTCTCATGCATTTGAATGATAGTGAAGTTGTACCACCAAATGccacatgaaaagaaaattttagACCCAAGTGAAGGGGCAAAAGAATGCtcaaaacttttcttttgagtaaaatacactactagtccatgaactcggctaaaaatgaacactttagtccattAACTcgaaaaacgcacacttaaacccctaaactgggactactgtgtcactttagtccaaaaacaattcggcgaggcttaaacacgccaTGTGGCCGCCACGCCGGCATCGGCCAGGACCGCAGGCTGCTACTCGATTttcttaggattttttttggcaaaatcaccatgcccgaGTCGCCGCGAGGGGCAAGGCGGCCGCGCCCAGACAGGGATCCTGGGCCCCTGAGAACCACGCTGTTGCCGCCGTCGTCTCGCCTAAGGTTGCTATCAAGTCCACAACGCTCAATTTTGACCAGAGGACGCCGGTGAAGGGGTCGCCAAAGCCGacatggcggccacgtggcgtgtttaagcctcgccAAACCGTTTTGGACTAAGGTGACATAGTAGTCCCggtttaggggtttaagtgtgctttttttgagttcgtggactaaagtgttcatttttgccgagttcacgGACTAgaggtgtattttactctattgACCAACACCCAAGTACCCACTAACATCCAAATCAGGGTTTAAACTAGTATAACTGTTGTGACCGATTTCCAATCAAGCGGGATGATCACTTGACTGTGTTAGCTGAGAAAAGATCATCTAGAGTGAGCAAGTCATCAAAACAAACTTATCACTTATGGCAATATTCCTACTTTCTATACGCAAAAAATACTTACATGGCCACCAAACTCTGTAGTGATCCATCGAGGACTTGGTCTAACCCCAAAGCTTTTGACACAATCATCAGCATATGAAGCATAGTCGAATTCATATGGTGGGAACATACTAAGACTTTCACTGGAAGACATTGGCATTACCATCTCAGTACAAGCCTGTTTTAGccaagaacaaaaaatatgtCATACACGACAATTCAagtactgtaaaaaaaagtactgTAACATGCTTTACAGACATGCAATTGTAGAAACATATCAAAATTGTAGTTTCAGGACCTGCCATTGCCATCCACCCATTCCATGAGGATCATCATCTAGATCAAAGCAGTCAACAGTACCAGTATAGTTGTAGTATATATTTACTCCAGCGTATATTCGTTCCAGTGTACTGGTCCCATCCAGCTGCTTGTCAATATTTCTACATACCTGGATAAGAAACAATTGTTTCACAAAATTAATGTACAGGATCACAATGATAATTCCGTGTGGTCTCAGTTACTTTGAGAACTCACTATAGACTATGTAATTAAAGAATGTTCACTGAATATTAGCATGTTTAGACATGTTGAAAAAGATCTATGGAAACCAAATATTTAGAAACTAACTTCCTTAATCGGGTTGGAGGGCAAAGGCATGAGAAAGTCTGATGACATTGGGTAATCCACCATGGCCAGAAAACCATATGCTGAGTTCAACCAATCTGAAAGCCCGCCCGTGGTTTTCAGGGTCCTACAAACCATTTGTACTTTTATTATTACAAACAATCTTTAAAAGATGGAGAGAATAGAGAAATAACTCACTGGCAAAGGTGGAACGTTTTGCTTAGTTTCAGGAGACCATCTTGCCCATTTCCTTGCTCATCTAATTCTTTCCAAGAGTCCTTTATGGTTTGAAAGCAGCTTAAACTTTCCCTCTAAGCACAAAGGAAACTAGTGTCACCGTGTTCTTTATTCAAAACAATAGGATGAAGGAGAGACACAAAGAACACTAGTATCACAGTGTCCTTTATTCAGAACAATAAATGAAGCCAAGGACGCACGCACACACCTTAAAATCATTTGAAACAATATCATAGAATATCGTTTGAGGGACAATGTCCTCAAACTGTAGGATCGGAGCTGACGATGCGAGAGCCCCGACAGCAATGTGCGGATACTTGAGTCTCATCCAAGCAGCCAGCACTGCCGCAATCAACAAAAACAGTAATTAATTAAAAGTACATTGCAGAATCTGCAGATTAAGACAAAATCAAGATACCAGTGGCTCTTACTTCCACCATATGAACCCCCGAAGAGCACCACGGGGCTGCTTTCTGAGGACAGGTTCCTCTTGAGGTCAGTGAGCAGCACAGCATAGTCCGCAATCGCTTGCTCAGCTGTCAGATACGCCAAGGACCTGGAATTGTTGTAAGCCTTCTCTTTACTGCCGAATGGCATGGACTCCCCGTAGTATCGATGCTGCAGCAGCGAAAATCAAAGCAACGTGCGCGTGTCTCACGATCAACACGTCCAGAATTTTAGATAAAGCTAAGGGGCAGCTAAAGCGGAAGACAAGCAGAAGCAGTTGAGGGCTTGAGGCAGAACAAGTCAGATGGCTTGCCTCGGCGAAGACGACGAGGGCGGCGAAGCGCGGGGCGGCCTCCCAGACGAGGCCGGAGTTGGCGGCGAACCAGGCGATGTCGCCCTCGTTGCCGCAGTAGAAGAAGATGGGCCCGCCGGGTCCCGCCcacccgccggcgcggccCACGAGGTACCGCTGCTGGAAGGACTCCTCTCCGCCCGAGAAGCTGAAGTGGTCCAGCCGCTGCCGGAAGTATCGGGTGTCGAACTCGTAGCCCCCGACCCCGTCTCTCACTCCGGCCCGCCGCGCGTGGGGGCCCGGGAAGCGGGGCGGCGGGAGTAGCGCCCACGCGACGGCtgggaggaggcagaggaagaggggaaggagcagacggcgaggaggcggatgCATCGCGGTGAGCGACTGAGGAGCAGGCGGGCTGCAGCGCTGAGTGGAGAGTGGAGGATCGTCGGGGCAGGGGATCGAACCGccggaaaaaaagaaaaaaagggggagCTTCTTGACGTGGCGCGTGACGTTGACTTACGTGCGTGTCATCGTCCGGTCCGATTGATAATCACGATGGCAAAGCTCACTGGACCGGATGGCCGCAGTGCCAGTGTGCCAGAGAACATCGCTAGTAACACCAATCCAGATGGGCTTTTCTACGCTGGATAGTGGATACGATGGGGAAGGTGTAAAGATCACGTCGCAATAAATTAACAACACTGATCTCCGCAATCGACAGAGTGACATGTATGTGCACGGGATGTCTTTGGCAATTCTTCCAGTACTGATCTCTCCAATCACATTGATATAGGGTAAAATTACATCAAAATCATCAAAGCTTTCGTAGCTCAGTTGGTTAGAGCACCCGTTTAGTAAGCGGGAGGTCTTGAGTTCAACTCTCAACGAAAGCAGTGAAACATTCTTCTCTAATTCTGAACAgattaatatttttataaGACTTGTGAAGTGGAAATTTAGCACAAATGGTCCCATGGTCTAGTGGTTAGGACATTGGACTCTGAATCCAGTAACCCGAGTTCAAGTCTCGGTGGGACCTTTCATTCATTTTAGATTTTTAGGAGAACTCTTTTTGTTAAATCTTTGTCAGATTACTGGTACTCCATCTGCCCGATTCTCGGTAGGAccataacttttttttcccttttgaAATAGTGTGCGCAGCAATgtttcatctgcatccgcggACCATGTTGCAGAGTGTATGCTGATTGCTGAACCCTTTTCCCAAATCATGAAGCAATCAACGTCTTCTCCAAATCCATTTACTTTCCAAATTTGTATTCGTTCAGGTGAAAAAGACCCGTAACGATCGgtgttactctctccgttcggTAATTCttatcttaaatttgtccTCCAAATCCATTTCCTTTCCAAATTTGTATTCGTTCAGGTGAAAAAGACTCGTAACGATCGGTGTTACTCTCTCTGTTCGGTAATTCttatcttaaatttgtccaaaaaggatgtatctatttctaaaaaatgtctagacacatgtaatatttcgacgagaaTCATTGAACGGAAGGAATACGTTGTATATGATCTCCCTTTATCCTGGATCTCAACTCACTTTGAATCTTTGCTTTGTATAGCCATGTGACGGAGTTGAAGCCACACAGAGATAGGCACAAGTCAGAAACAATCAATAATGATAGTTCCCTCAAATCTCAAAGTATTTGCATTTCTATTCTCCAACGA
The Brachypodium distachyon strain Bd21 chromosome 2, Brachypodium_distachyon_v3.0, whole genome shotgun sequence genome window above contains:
- the LOC100836646 gene encoding lysosomal Pro-X carboxypeptidase, giving the protein MHPPPRRLLLPLFLCLLPAVAWALLPPPRFPGPHARRAGVRDGVGGYEFDTRYFRQRLDHFSFSGGEESFQQRYLVGRAGGWAGPGGPIFFYCGNEGDIAWFAANSGLVWEAAPRFAALVVFAEHRYYGESMPFGSKEKAYNNSRSLAYLTAEQAIADYAVLLTDLKRNLSSESSPVVLFGGSYGGMLAAWMRLKYPHIAVGALASSAPILQFEDIVPQTIFYDIVSNDFKRESLSCFQTIKDSWKELDEQGNGQDGLLKLSKTFHLCQTLKTTGGLSDWLNSAYGFLAMVDYPMSSDFLMPLPSNPIKEVCRNIDKQLDGTSTLERIYAGVNIYYNYTGTVDCFDLDDDPHGMGGWQWQACTEMVMPMSSSESLSMFPPYEFDYASYADDCVKSFGVRPSPRWITTEFGGHNISAVLEKFGSNIIFFNGLLDPWSGGGVLKNISGSVVAIVAPLGAHHIDLRPATKEDPDWLVSLRESELGIISGWLSDHYGATATGALFKRAAAKASAAS